In one Anticarsia gemmatalis isolate Benzon Research Colony breed Stoneville strain chromosome 9, ilAntGemm2 primary, whole genome shotgun sequence genomic region, the following are encoded:
- the Tom70 gene encoding translocase of outer membrane 70 yields MASTGSTPFPKWQLAILLGAPLAIGLGYLYLRNRLEDPEKKKVSELKAKTTISLDNEENNAKVTESAIDRAMKLKGAGNRAFHAGEYDKAIALYNDAIEACPPDRPVDLATFYQNRSACYEKREMWEQVKEDCTFALKLNEKYVKAFLRRSRAAEKSGDLVLALEDVTSACILERFQVQSSLVNADRILKALGRQHAREALAKRRPVMPSKHFIRTYFSAFSEDPIAKLQLDDKIVGGFAKAKQALDSQDYESIVDACTEELNDADGKYKNEALLLRATFYLLLGRHDEAQADLAKVIDSETSTKVKVNALIKRASLFTQLENTERCLEDFARAAQLDPNNSDIYHHRGQVYLLLERMDEATSEFAKAVELNPDFSIAYIQKCYADYRHAQINKNVGALTQVRADFERALERFPRCAEAYILFAQVLSDQQEWGRAEALFDAALSVDPSNATLYVHKGLVQLQKSTDFDKAVKLINKAIEMDDKCDFAYETLGTIEVQRGNLRRSLELFEKAISLAKTELEMTHLFSLKDAAAAQLKVSERWGLDWTVS; encoded by the exons ATGGCGTCAACGGGTAGTACACCTTTTCCTAAATGGCAACTGGCGATCCTTCTTGGCGCACCTCTTGCCATCGGTTTAGGTTACCTTTATCTAAGAAACAGATTAGAAGACCCAGAAAAGAAAAAGGTGTCTGAATTGAAGGCAAAGACCACCATTTCATTAGACAATGAAGAAAATAACGCAAAGGTTACAGAAAGCGCTATCGACCGCGCTATGAAGCTCAAAGGTGCCGGAAACCGGGCCTTCCACGCAGGAGAGTACGACAAGGCTATTGCTTTGTACAACGATGCGATCGAGGCTTGCCCACCCGATCGTCCTGTCGATCTTGCCACTTTTTATCAGAACCGCTCTGCTTGTTATGAGAAACGTGAAATGTGGGAGCAAGTCAAAGAAGACTGTACTTTTGCTCTTAAACTGAACGAGAAGTATGTGAAGGCATTTTTGAGACGTTCTCGCGCTGCGGAGAAAAGTGGCGATCTTGTATTGGCTTTAGAAGACGTTACATCGGCTTGTATCCTTGAACGATTCCAGGTGCAGAGTTCTTTAGTCAATGCTGACAGGATATTGAAAGCTCTCGGCCGGCAGCATGCGCGCGAAGCTCTGGCTAAACGTCGCCCAGTCATGCCATCCAAGCACTTCATCAGGACTTATTTCTCAGCATTTTCAGAAGACCCAATTGCTAAACTTCAACTTGATGACAAAATTGTTGGTGGATTTGCTAAAGCTAAGCAAGCTCTTGATTCACAAGACTATGAGTCCATTGTTGATGCTTGCACTGAAGAACTTAATGATGCTGATGGAAAGTACAAAAATGAAGCTCTGTTGCTGCGTGCTACATTCTATCTGCTGTTGGGTAGACATGATGAAGCCCAGGCTGACCTGGCAAAGGTTATTGATAGTGAGACATCCACCAAGGTAAAGGTCAATGCTCTGATCAAGCGTGCTTCACTATTCACACAATTGGAAAACACTGAGCGCTGCTTAGAAGACTTTGCTCGGGCCGCTCAGCTGGACCCTAATAACTCTGACATATATCATCATCGTGGACAAGTGTATTTATTGTTGGAGCGCATGGATGAGGCTACCTCAGAATTTGCAAAAGCTGTAGAATTAAATCCTGACTTTTCAATTGCATACATTCAAAAGTGTTATGCGGACTACCGACATGCACAGATCAACAAGAATGTTGGTGCTCTGACACAGGTGAGGGCTGACTTTGAACGTGCTCTAGAGAGGTTCCCTAGATGTGCTGAAGCTTACATATTGTTTGCCCAAGTATTGTCAGACCAGCAAGAGTGGGGCCGCGCTGAGGCTTTGTTTGATGCAGCTCTTTCAGTAGACCCCAGCAATGCCACACTGTATGTCCACAAGGGACTGGTTCAACTGCAGAAGAGCACAGACTTTGACAAGGCTGTAAAACTGATCAACAAAGCCATTGAAATGGATGACAAATGTGACTTTGCTTATGAGACATTGGGCACTATTGAAGTACAGAG aggAAACTTAAGACGGTCATTGGAATTATTTGAGAAGGCCATTTCGCTAGCCAAGACAGAACTAGAGATGACACACTTGTTCTCGTTGAAGGATGCGGCTGCAGCACAACTGAAGGTGTCAGAGCGTTGGGGACTTGACTGGACTGTGAGCTAG
- the mRpL48 gene encoding mitochondrial ribosomal protein L48, with the protein MFATKIFNIVKGCQQLKPHLIQKSCIPALQIQQKRLKNDLYEPDYLISMEPDEPVYDCLNLQLKGYDYALLESCQSQIHRFAEVMGIQVDECWATPAQQFKVQRFKTGGTALESEYHLNVYERNVQVTDVPAWALGTLLRLARAVLPEGCTLRVHEHAIEHEEVRYVPDNQLLELKQQLQDMGGSRAEMKKKRR; encoded by the exons ATGTTTGCCaccaaaatattcaatatt GTAAAAGGATGTCAGCAATTGAAACCGCACTTAATACAAAAATCTTGCATACCGGCGCtacaaattcaacaaaaaagactaaaaaatgatttatatgaACCTGATTATTTAATT AGTATGGAGCCTGACGAACCAGTGTATGATTGTCTCAACCTACAGCTGAAGGGCTATGATTATGCTCTCTTGGAGTCCTGTCAGAGTCAAATACACAGATTTGCAGAAGTCATGGGCATACAAGTTGATGAGTG ctGGGCAACTCCCGCACAGCAATTCAAAGTGCAAAGATTCAAGACTGGAGGTACAGCACTAGAATCAGAATATCATCTTAATGTCTATGAGAGAAATGTGCAG GTAACAGATGTACCCGCATGGGCATTGGGGACATTACTTCGATTGGCGCGCGCCGTCCTTCCCGAGGGCTGCACATTACGCGTGCATGAGCACGCGATCGAACACGAAGAAGTACGTTACGTGCCCGACAACCAGCTTCTAGAGCTCAAACAACAACTGCAAGATATGGGCGGCAGTCGCGCTGAAATGAAGAAGAAGCGACGATAA